From Ipomoea triloba cultivar NCNSP0323 chromosome 5, ASM357664v1, the proteins below share one genomic window:
- the LOC116019311 gene encoding geraniol 8-hydroxylase-like: protein MDFQSIVLAVLFAWTLVQGLSLLAKRSKSVGKRFPPGPVPLPVIGNLHLLGEQPHQSLARLAQKYGPVMNLKLGMINTVVISSSAMAKEALQKQDLAFSTHRSIPDALRANNHSQFSVPFLPVASKWRALRKIMNSNIFSGSRLETKQRLRAKKIQELIIYCQKRSEVGEAVDMGRAAFRTTLNLLSNTIFSKDLTDPYLDSGKEFKDLVWNMMVEAGKPNLADYFPFLEKFDPQGIRRRMTCHFTKALDLFQDLIDERLEERKMNGNKNDDALDSLLNVSQERPEEIDRTHMQHMFLDLFAAGTDTSSSTIEWAMTELLKNPETMAKAQAELADVIGKGKPIQEADVTRLPYLQCILKETFRMHPPVPFLLPRKVEHDVNLCGYTIPKGSQILVNVWAIGREPNIWEKPLVFKPERFQNLEMDIRGQDFELIPFGGGRRICPGLPLATKTVPVILGSLLNSFQWKLEGNIAPKDLDMNEKFGITIAKDCPLKAIPIPI from the exons atggATTTCCAGAGCATTGTCCTAGCTGTACTGTTTGCCTGGACTTTGGTCCAAGGCCTCAGTTTACTAGCTAAAAGAAGTAAGAGTGTAGGCAAAAGGTTTCCACCAGGGCCAGTTCCGTTGCCGGTCATTGGAAACCTTCACTTGCTTGGAGAGCAACCCCACCAATCCCTAGCCCGCCTAGCCCAAAAATATGGTCCGGTTATGAATCTAAAACTGGGCATGATAAACACTGTGGTCATTTCCTCATCCGCCATGGCCAAAGAAGCTTTGCAGAAGCAAGACTTAGCATTCTCTACTCACCGGTCAATCCCTGATGCTCTGCGAGCCAACAACCATTCCCAATTCTCTGTTCCTTTTCTCCCTGTTGCCTCCAAGTGGAGAGCCCTTCGTAAGATCATGAATTCCAATATCTTTTCTGGCAGCAGGCTCGAGACCAAGCAACGGCTAAGGGCTAAAAAGATCCAGGAGCTTATAATTTACTGCCAAAAGAGGAGCGAGGTAGGAGAAGCTGTGGATATGGGGCGTGCAGCTTTCAGGACTACCCTCAATTTGCTGTCCAACACCATTTTCTCTAAAGATTTAACTGACCCGTATTTGGATTCCGGTAAAGAGTTCAAGGATTTGGTGTGGAATATGATGGTGGAAGCTGGAAAGCCCAACCTGGCTGACTACTTTCcctttcttgaaaagtttgatcCCCAGGGTATCCGGCGTCGCATGACGTGCCATTTCACTAAGGCGCTAGACCTTTTTCAAGATTTGATTGATGAACGGCTGGAGGAGAGGAAAATGAATGGCAACAAAAATGATGATGCATTAGATTCACTTCTCAATGTCAGCCAAGAAAGGCCTGAGGAGATTGATAGGACTCACATGCAGCACATGTTCTTG GATTTATTTGCTGCGGGGACGGATACATCATCAAGCACAATAGAGTGGGCAATGACGGAACTTCTTAAGAACCCGGAGACCATGGCAAAAGCACAAGCGGAGCTTGCTGATGTTATTGGTAAAGGCAAGCCAATACAGGAAGCTGATGTTACTCGTCTGCCTTACTTGCAGTGCATCTTGAAAGAAACCTTTAGAATGCACCCACCAGTTCCATTCTTGCTTCCGCGTAAAGTTGAACACGATGTCAATCTATGTGGATACACTATTCCAAAAGGCTCTCAAATTCTAGTTAATGTGTGGGCAATTGGACGTGAGCCCAACATTTGGGAGAAGCCATTAGTTTTCAAACCTGAGAGGTTTCAAAATTTAGAAATGGACATTAGGGGACAAGATTTTGAGCTCATTCCATTTGGCGGAGGCAGAAGAATTTGTCCTGGACTGCCATTGGCAACAAAAACAGTCCCTGTAATATTGGGGTCGTTGTTGAACTCATTCCAATGGAAGCTTGAGGGCAACATTGCACCCAAAGATTTGGACATGAACGAGAAGTTTGGCATTACAATTGCTAAAGATTGTCCTCTTAAGGCCATCCCTATTCCCATCTAA